In Mercenaria mercenaria strain notata chromosome 13, MADL_Memer_1, whole genome shotgun sequence, a single window of DNA contains:
- the LOC123529375 gene encoding toll-like receptor 4, protein MYALFRLACVVLAIVPVYCDGRRQQYGTCDICNCLVKDVVDCSDRSLTYIPKDLNVTTRELNLSSNYLQHIDNGNFEYLEELISLDLYNTSLKNVSSDAFKGLTNLKFLNISQNDQFPLTNESTPMELFEHIPSLEVLRMYGTTGTYNIKNGYPDVQLSKLPSLEELWIDGLTNLTFGPAFRNMTSLKVLRLAGDFVEPSWRSKEFCMTDLVEGMFDNVASITHLYIRKCYVTHIDKNVFQNLKNLEYLDLSENKKVGLEDMFNSFCSLSNTTTSLILNSVTATETCGAGITKQMVKCIENKSIRELQLNHNKIRHIDTHVFSTLPKTLQILRATSNFFDLNIYIFYIFHMTNLTHLDISYQFFTDEISVWLKKEYTQEPKDAMLFTSSTDNILTDGNRNERLVSHDEYTYSSEQSEDHGGSHGGIFHGYAQQLLLDITHQNLFQYKTQNTGKVCPQLIRTDIFHLELF, encoded by the exons ATG TATGCGTTGTTTAGACTTGCATGCGTTGTTCTTGCAATTGTCCCGGTATATTGCGATGGCAGAAGACAACAATATGGAACTTGTGACATCTGCAACTGTTTAGTTAAAGATGTTGTCGATTGTTCAGACAGAAGCCTAACCTACATACCAAAGGATCTAAATGTAACTACTAGGGAACTTAACCTGTCATCTAATTACCTTCAGCATATAGACAATGGGAATTTTGAATACTTGGAGGAGTTAATAAGTTTAGATTTATACAACACGTCATTGAAAAATGTCTCATCCGATGCCTTCAAAGGACTTACGAATTTAAAGTTCTTAAATATCTCTCAAAATGACCAATTTCCTCTTACCAATGAGTCTACACCAATGGAACTATTTGAGCACATTCCGTCCCTTGAAGTGCTCCGAATGTATGGTACAACAGGAACGTACAATATCAAGAATGGATACCCGGATGTACAACTAAGTAAGCTTCCATCTTTAGAAGAACTTTGGATAGATGGACTTACAAATTTGACATTTGGCCCGGCATTCAGGAACATGACCAGTCTAAAGGTCTTACGCCTCGCGGGGGATTTTGTTGAACCATCGTGGAGGAGCAAAGAGTTTTGTATGACTGACCTAGTAGAGGGAATGTTTGATAATGTCGCTTCTATCACCCATCTATATATAAGAAAATGTTACGTGacacatattgataaaaatgtttttcaaaatttgaaaaacttggAGTATCTTGATTTGTCTGAAAACAAAAAGGTGGGACTAGAAGATatgtttaattcattttgtaGTCTCTCCAATACGACTACAAGTCTAATTTTGAATAGCGTTACAGCAACAGAAACGTGTGGTGCTGGAATTACTAAACAAATGgttaaatgtattgaaaataaatcgATACGAGAACTTCAGCTCAATCACAATAAAATTCGACACATAGACACACACGTGTTCTCTACTTTACCTAAAACTCTTCAGATTTTGAGAGCAACAAGTAATTTTTTTGATCTAAATATCTACATATTCTATATATTCCATATGACAAATTTAACGCACTTAGATATTTCTTATCAATTTTTCACGGATGAGATATCAGTTTGGCTCAAAAAAGAATATACCCAAGAACCGAAAGACGCAATGCTTTTCACAAGTAGTACTGACAATATACTAACGGATGGAAATCGCAATGAACGACTCGTATCGCATGATGAATATACGTATAGCAGCGAACAAAGTGAAGACCACGGTGGTAGCCATGGTGGTATTTTCCATGGTTATGCTCAACAACTTCTCTTGGATATTACTCACCAAAAtctttttcagtacaaaacacaaaacacagGGAAAGTATGTCCACAGTTAATAAGGACAGATATATTCCACCTGGAACTGTTTTAG